A genomic window from Micromonospora sp. WMMA1947 includes:
- a CDS encoding GNAT family N-acetyltransferase — protein sequence MDLARADVLARLERFYDAVPRDGARTEDYGALVLFVRDGDGWPFYARPRHDATEAPTLADVTAVRARQRELGLPEAFEWVHEHQPDLLAVARSAGLSVLEAPLMLLEPERLPEPGTFSDVPVRVLDPGDPGFAADIALRRAVAAVGFANGGTARGEAGPAERDAALAQLDVAALEEEAARVADGRRISVLAETPEEGALASGMAMRVDDVAEIAGVATLPSARQRGLGAAVTATLARELRAAGTGLIFLSAGSEDIARVYLRVGFRRIGTACIAEPAAVI from the coding sequence GTGGATCTCGCACGCGCTGACGTACTCGCCCGGTTGGAGCGGTTCTACGACGCGGTGCCCCGCGACGGGGCCCGGACCGAGGATTACGGCGCTCTGGTGCTGTTCGTCCGGGACGGGGACGGCTGGCCGTTCTACGCCCGGCCCCGGCACGACGCCACCGAGGCGCCCACGCTCGCCGACGTCACCGCGGTCCGCGCGCGGCAGCGGGAACTGGGCCTGCCGGAGGCGTTCGAGTGGGTGCACGAGCACCAGCCCGACCTGCTGGCGGTGGCCCGCTCGGCCGGGCTCAGCGTGCTGGAGGCACCGCTGATGCTGCTGGAGCCGGAGCGGCTGCCCGAGCCGGGGACCTTCAGCGACGTACCGGTGCGGGTGCTGGACCCCGGCGACCCCGGCTTCGCGGCGGACATCGCGCTGCGGCGGGCCGTCGCGGCGGTCGGCTTCGCCAACGGCGGCACGGCGCGCGGCGAGGCCGGACCGGCCGAGCGGGACGCCGCCCTCGCCCAGCTGGACGTGGCCGCGCTGGAGGAGGAGGCGGCCCGGGTCGCCGACGGGCGGCGCATCTCGGTGCTCGCCGAGACGCCCGAGGAGGGCGCGCTCGCGAGCGGGATGGCGATGCGGGTCGACGACGTGGCGGAGATCGCCGGCGTGGCCACGCTGCCGTCCGCCCGGCAGCGCGGGCTGGGCGCCGCGGTGACCGCCACCCTGGCCCGGGAACTGCGCGCCGCCGGCACCGGCCTGATCTTCCTGAGCGCGGGCAGCGAGGACATCGCCCGCGTCTACCTGCGGGTCGGGTTCCGCCGGATCGGCACCGCCTGCATCGCCGAGCCCGCAGCCGTCATCTGA